Proteins encoded together in one Impatiens glandulifera chromosome 1, dImpGla2.1, whole genome shotgun sequence window:
- the LOC124922481 gene encoding 60S ribosomal protein L23-like produces the protein MSLGLPVVATVNCVDNTGAKSLYIISVKGIKGRLNRLSSACVGDMVMATVKKGKPDLRKKVMPTVIVRQRKPWRRKDGVFMYFEDNAGVIVNPKGEMKGSAITGPIGKECADL, from the exons ATGTCACTGGGTCTTCCTGTGGTGGCTACGGTCAACTGTGTCGACAATACCGGCGCGAAGAGTCTCTACATCATATCGGTGAAGGGGATCAAGGGTCGTTTGAATCGATTGTCGTCTGCTTGTGTGGGAGATATGGTTATGGCGACGGTGAAGAAAGGGAAACCTGATTTGAGAAAGAAGGTCATGCCTACTGTCATTGTTAGACAACGCAAGCCGTGGCGCCGAAAGGATGGAGTGTTCATGTATTTTGAAG ATAATGCTGGTGTGATAGTGAATCCTAAGGGAGAAATGAAAG GTTCTGCCATTACTGGTCCAATTGGGAAGGAATGTGCTGATTTATGA
- the LOC124922480 gene encoding esterase C25G4.2-like: MICRPWPPPTIWSEKKTINGHRFPFNLLFRPIHRPFTPVNQSADNRGQTIEMENNSAAKPRVLCLHGYRTSGEILKKQIFGAWSEKVTSKLDLVFLDGPNPARGKSEAEGFCDPPYYEWYHANEGFTEYYHFEECISYIEDYMIKHGPFDGLLGFSQGALLSAAFPGMQLNGVALTGVPNIKFVILVSGAIFGGLKLFGSPKLAANAFSSPIRCSSLHIIGEMDFLKEKGIELLDSFVEPTVIHHPKGHIVPRLDEKNMEIMLGFIEKIEKLQ, translated from the exons ATGATTTGCCGACCATGGCCGCCACCTACCATTTGGTcggagaagaagacaattaaCGGCCACCGATTTCCTTTCAATTTACTATTCCGACCTATTCATCGTCCATTCACACCCGTTAATCAATCTGCAGATAATCGAGGGCAGACAATTGAAATGGAAAACAATAGTGCAGCTAAGCCCAGAGTACTCTGCCTCCATGGATACAGAACAAGCGGTGAAATTCTTAAGAAGCAGATATTTGGTGCGTGGTCGGAGAAAGTAACTTCAAAATTAGACCTCGTATTCCTCGACGGTCCAAATCCCGCCCGTGGGAAGTCCGAAGCTGAGGGTTTTTGTGATCCTCCTTATTACGAATGGTATCACGCTAATGAG GGCTTCACTGAATACTATCATTTCGAAGAATGTATTTCTTACATTGAAGATTACATGATTAAACATGGCCCTTTCGATGGTCTTCTTGGGTTTTCTCAG GGAGCACTTTTATCGGCAGCATTTCCCGGGATGCAATTGAATGGAGTTGCTCTCACCGGAGTTCCAAATATCAAGTTTGTGATTCTTGTTTCAGGTGCTATATTTGGAGGACTCAAGTTGTTTGGCTCACCCAAACTTGCTGCTAATGCATTTTCTTCGCCTATCAGATGTTCATCTCTCCACATTATTG GGGAAATGGATTTCTTGAAGGAAAAGGGAATTGAGTTGTTGGACTCTTTTGTGGAGCCGACAGTAATCCATCATCCCAAGGGACACATAGTTCCTAGGCTTG ATGAGAAAAACATGGAAATTATGCTTGGGTTCATCGAGAAGATTGAAAAGTTGCAATAG